One stretch of Pseudomonas sp. NC02 DNA includes these proteins:
- the yidD gene encoding membrane protein insertion efficiency factor YidD: MRKLALVPIQFYRYAISPLMANHCRFYPSCSCYALEAIENHGLLRGGWLTFRRLGRCHPWNPGGYDPVPPIPTSRSSSMAE, from the coding sequence CGTTCCGATCCAGTTTTACCGCTATGCCATTAGTCCCCTGATGGCAAACCACTGTCGTTTCTACCCCAGTTGTTCCTGCTACGCGTTGGAAGCCATAGAAAATCATGGCCTTCTGCGCGGTGGCTGGCTGACCTTTCGTCGTTTAGGTCGCTGTCATCCGTGGAATCCCGGTGGTTATGACCCGGTTCCGCCTATCCCTACCTCCCGTTCTTCTTCGATGGCCGAGTAA